A window of Candidatus Binatia bacterium genomic DNA:
CAGGTAGAGCGTCTCGTGGCCCGCGGCGTAGCGACGGTGCATGGTCTGCTCCGGGTCGAGCAGCACGCGCACGCCGCCATCGACGCCCGCCGGCGCCGAGGCGCCGGCGTGCACGAGGCACGGCTCGACGAGGCCGCCGAAGCGCGCCGCCACCTCGCGCGCGCCGCCCACCAGACGCGAGATCGCCGACGCGTCCGCGCCGGAGAGGCCGCCGAACGCGAGCAGCACGTGGCGCGTCCCGCGCAGCACGTCGAAGAGCTGGGTCGGCTTGCCGCTCGCCGCGTCGACCAGCGACGCGTCCGGAGCGCGGCTTCCTTGCTTGACGCCGTAGCCGAGCAGCCAGCTCGTCGCCGCGACGCCGCGCTGCTCGCCGCAGATCGGGCTCGCGCCGTAGTCGATCTCGAGCTCGGCCATCGTCGACGCCATCTTCGCGCGGACGAGATCGAACGACGCGAGCAGCGGCACGATGCGCTTGCGCAGCTCCTGCGCGATCGGGTTGCGCAGCGTCGCGACGCGCGTCATCGCGGCCGCGTTGCGCAGCACGACCTCACCGACCGCGCTGCGCTCGACGTCGTAGCTGTCGAGCAGCACCTCGCGCGCGCGTCCGGCGTGGAACAGGCCGAGCTTCCAGCCGAGGTTGTAGGCGTCCTGCAGGCCGGTGTTCATCCCCTGGCCGCCGGCCGGGCTGTGAATGTGCGCTGCGTCGCCGGCGAGGAAGACGCGACCGTGTCGGTAGCTCTTCACCTTGCGCTCGTGGATGCGGAAGCCCGCGAGCCAGAACGGATCGCTCAGCGTGAGGCCGCCCGGGCCGCGCTCGTCGAGGGCGGCCTGCGCCTGCTCGAGCGTCGGATCCGGCGGGTGCTCCATGCCGCGCGCGAAGCCGACGTCGGCCACGAGACGGAAGCGGCCTGGCGCGATGGGGAAGAAGGCGATGACGCCCTTCCTGTGCCAGAACACCGAGATCTCGTCGGACGGCAGCGGGCCGTGCACGCAAGCGTCGGCGAGGATCCAGTCGTTGGGCTCGACCTCGCCCGAGAACTCGATGCCGAGCTCGTGGCGCGTGGTGCTGTGCGCGCCGTCGCAGCCGAGCAGCCAGGGCGTGCGCAGGGTCTCCTCGCTGCCGTCGGCGTGGCGAATCGTCGCCGTCACGCCGTCGGCGTCCGGACGGATGGAGATCGCCTCGGTGCGTCGCTCGACGGTCACGCCGCGCGCCGCGAGCTGCTCTTCGAGCACGCGCTCGGTCTCGCTCTGCGGGATCATGAGGCTGTACGGGTAGGGGCTCTCGAGGCCGTCGAACGTCGTGTGCACGAGACGCTTGCCGTCCGCGTACATCGCCGCC
This region includes:
- a CDS encoding FAD-dependent monooxygenase; protein product: MKAPVDALVIGAGPVGLAMAIELVRHGLTCRIIDKNEGRTDKSKALTLWSRSLEALDDMVGAAPFLAAGMPAHAAAMYADGKRLVHTTFDGLESPYPYSLMIPQSETERVLEEQLAARGVTVERRTEAISIRPDADGVTATIRHADGSEETLRTPWLLGCDGAHSTTRHELGIEFSGEVEPNDWILADACVHGPLPSDEISVFWHRKGVIAFFPIAPGRFRLVADVGFARGMEHPPDPTLEQAQAALDERGPGGLTLSDPFWLAGFRIHERKVKSYRHGRVFLAGDAAHIHSPAGGQGMNTGLQDAYNLGWKLGLFHAGRAREVLLDSYDVERSAVGEVVLRNAAAMTRVATLRNPIAQELRKRIVPLLASFDLVRAKMASTMAELEIDYGASPICGEQRGVAATSWLLGYGVKQGSRAPDASLVDAASGKPTQLFDVLRGTRHVLLAFGGLSGADASAISRLVGGAREVAARFGGLVEPCLVHAGASAPAGVDGGVRVLLDPEQTMHRRYAAGHETLYLIRPDGYVGHRSQPADADALRAHLEGYLVPSAT